A genomic region of Trichothermofontia sichuanensis B231 contains the following coding sequences:
- a CDS encoding DrmE family protein, with protein sequence MIWTWLEEAFVGLPGCDDDIFKGLWLKRRLKFGNQDPDLIDEYSARLVCAALRHCTRLFIILPDSQTSRPSLLFATALIRSWYDSLIQQSDENGFHRQKILYFGSVVGVRGQLSQVRIEGNAWELNLSEVFQQQDIGRRQQRVGKSKKTKKVSESRPITLPEVITIYSPVDPVAAVEQHSPQWIAIDCSDAESLRWLKPLLQYSLEKQIPILAWGQNPLSECVSEFAECGQVFTWSSQPTLVMAPSSQSECKLQFYLYPDRTTQIQPIVLEGASANKLAISLREASHLLASTFEVASGRFAKDAIRVHWKYLRALESLSVPLEFYEAEALHFWGLKSLGQLSHECKHFREACNQSVVNLAARLEKVHASLETATEHIRNSGSPLWQVLCDLVVNEPPAREARLVIFSSRARKQLFLLALLAKHNRTEEDLHAVRTWVFSLDELKELRCQYRASANPEEPTIVLTIDPTLRCHPIFVGLPSPLLTPKLLPVLLQEEVDFLLYGHQVPALVRQSKDWVRRLNSNLSDTVALLSQLSVLEMPEDIPSLPPIINLAELSGLDAGNITRPRSLGIKPLWQPDDPVSEIARLLESEQTLVEDELGTEGQFQEDSEADMASEQESWCEGAIEVNFEAGWRVCFAPDDQINVIVTSEAGQQVDKRYVRSLRVGERVVVIPEQRRQSLYDLIVSRVHGHPTIELHLALIRRWQQDLELAYRQWRLHGVRNMDELLRQMQQRGSRLTHPMTLRGWLSGNILCPEDVEDLHRVADILDMDFVRTHYRRIYKAAKRLRGLHRVLARRLNRWLEEQASGSATSHDDDVIDAELGITFSDFRSSLLVLRVQNVTPITGLFLRSSLGRLERTNPE encoded by the coding sequence ATGATCTGGACATGGCTAGAAGAAGCGTTTGTGGGTCTGCCGGGATGCGATGATGATATTTTTAAGGGGCTTTGGCTGAAAAGACGATTGAAGTTCGGCAATCAAGATCCTGATCTCATTGATGAATACAGCGCCCGTTTAGTATGTGCTGCGTTAAGGCATTGTACTCGTTTATTTATCATTCTTCCTGACTCCCAAACTAGCCGACCTTCTCTTCTGTTTGCAACCGCTCTGATTCGATCGTGGTACGACTCACTAATACAGCAATCTGATGAAAATGGCTTTCATCGGCAGAAGATACTCTATTTCGGCTCAGTGGTCGGGGTTCGGGGGCAGCTTTCGCAAGTGCGGATAGAGGGCAACGCTTGGGAACTCAATCTATCTGAAGTTTTCCAGCAACAGGATATTGGGAGAAGGCAACAAAGGGTTGGGAAAAGCAAAAAGACTAAAAAGGTCAGTGAGTCTCGACCCATTACCTTACCAGAAGTGATAACCATTTATTCCCCAGTCGATCCTGTCGCTGCGGTAGAGCAGCATAGCCCTCAATGGATTGCGATCGACTGTAGTGATGCTGAGAGCCTAAGATGGCTGAAACCGCTTCTACAATACAGTTTAGAAAAACAGATACCTATACTGGCGTGGGGGCAGAACCCTTTATCTGAGTGTGTTAGTGAATTTGCTGAATGTGGTCAAGTGTTTACATGGTCAAGCCAGCCAACGTTGGTGATGGCTCCATCGTCTCAATCAGAATGCAAACTTCAGTTCTATCTTTATCCTGATAGGACTACTCAGATTCAGCCTATTGTTTTGGAAGGCGCAAGTGCTAATAAACTAGCAATTTCCTTGCGTGAAGCAAGTCATCTGTTAGCCAGTACATTTGAAGTTGCATCTGGGCGTTTTGCCAAAGATGCCATTCGAGTTCACTGGAAGTATTTGAGGGCACTGGAGTCATTATCGGTTCCGCTTGAATTTTATGAAGCAGAGGCACTACATTTCTGGGGGTTGAAGTCTTTAGGGCAGTTATCCCATGAGTGTAAACATTTCCGCGAGGCTTGTAACCAGAGCGTTGTGAACTTGGCTGCAAGGTTGGAAAAGGTTCATGCTTCCCTGGAAACTGCTACCGAACATATTAGAAATTCAGGCTCTCCTTTATGGCAGGTTCTTTGCGATCTGGTGGTGAATGAACCACCCGCCAGAGAAGCTCGCCTTGTCATTTTTAGCAGTCGGGCAAGGAAGCAACTATTTCTACTGGCGCTACTGGCAAAGCATAACCGCACTGAGGAAGATTTACATGCTGTCAGAACATGGGTTTTCAGTTTAGATGAACTCAAGGAATTGAGGTGTCAGTATAGAGCTTCTGCAAATCCTGAAGAACCTACAATTGTCTTAACTATTGATCCAACATTACGTTGTCATCCGATTTTTGTTGGTTTACCCAGCCCATTGTTGACACCCAAGTTATTGCCTGTTCTTTTACAGGAAGAAGTTGATTTTCTATTGTATGGTCATCAGGTTCCTGCACTGGTTCGTCAGTCCAAGGACTGGGTAAGACGGCTTAATTCTAATCTGTCAGATACGGTTGCTCTTTTGAGTCAACTGAGTGTGCTTGAAATGCCAGAGGATATTCCTTCCCTACCTCCAATTATCAATTTAGCTGAACTATCGGGACTGGATGCAGGAAATATTACAAGACCGCGATCGCTTGGCATCAAACCGCTTTGGCAACCGGATGATCCTGTTAGTGAAATTGCGCGATTACTAGAATCAGAACAAACCCTGGTTGAAGATGAACTGGGCACAGAAGGTCAGTTTCAAGAAGACTCTGAAGCAGATATGGCATCAGAGCAAGAGTCTTGGTGCGAAGGTGCTATTGAGGTCAACTTTGAAGCTGGTTGGCGTGTTTGTTTTGCACCTGATGACCAGATCAATGTGATTGTGACGAGTGAAGCAGGACAACAGGTTGACAAACGGTATGTACGCTCCTTGAGGGTTGGAGAGCGCGTGGTTGTTATTCCAGAACAACGGCGACAAAGCCTTTATGATCTGATCGTCTCCCGGGTTCATGGACATCCAACCATTGAATTACACTTGGCACTAATCCGCCGATGGCAACAGGATTTGGAGTTAGCCTATCGACAATGGCGGTTACATGGTGTGCGTAATATGGATGAGCTACTCCGGCAAATGCAACAGCGTGGGAGTCGGCTTACTCATCCAATGACGCTGAGAGGGTGGCTATCAGGAAATATTTTGTGTCCAGAAGATGTTGAGGATTTGCATCGTGTGGCAGATATCCTAGACATGGATTTTGTTAGAACGCATTATCGGAGAATATACAAGGCTGCTAAGAGACTGCGGGGTTTGCATCGAGTTTTGGCAAGACGTTTAAATCGTTGGCTTGAGGAGCAGGCATCTGGTTCAGCAACGTCACATGACGATGATGTAATTGATGCTGAACTGGGAATCACATTTAGTGATTTCCGCAGTTCTTTACTTGTTCTTCGAGTTCAAAATGTTACACCTATCACAGGATTATTTTTACGTAGTAGTTTAGGACGACTCGAGAGGACTAACCCAGAATGA
- a CDS encoding DUF6585 family protein encodes MLYSFSTLLTAAVLVSLFTGALIGFPVFAILGGIFSALMLWFPGIYIAPLTIFINSPYTIMTLFGALGALGTFYFNYRHSRQPYTYRVVILSSGFIYHNPTDKKDRIACKYDEIISINIFLASYSSPIGSRVNIYYRYYVKNNKNYILSSTSLVLMRYIGNYILSMHWMRLKDLLESGKEVYFGDICSISKKHIRINDNLVKIEMIKEIKLYLSGEDDVFQIEFISGFRSIWKGGIFIRCEDIDNPHLFYKATQFVGIPLNLACLPELESHLKIFEDKA; translated from the coding sequence ATGCTGTATAGTTTCTCCACTTTGCTGACTGCCGCTGTATTGGTATCTTTATTCACAGGAGCATTAATCGGATTTCCTGTGTTCGCAATTTTAGGTGGAATATTCTCTGCCCTAATGTTATGGTTCCCAGGTATTTATATTGCACCTCTGACTATTTTTATTAATTCGCCCTACACTATCATGACTTTATTTGGAGCATTGGGTGCTCTAGGGACTTTCTATTTCAATTATCGACACTCGCGACAACCCTACACTTATAGAGTTGTTATTTTGAGTAGTGGTTTTATCTATCATAATCCTACAGATAAAAAGGACAGAATTGCTTGCAAGTATGATGAAATCATTTCGATTAATATATTTTTAGCTTCGTATTCAAGTCCAATAGGTTCAAGAGTTAATATTTACTATAGATACTATGTCAAGAACAATAAGAACTATATTTTGTCTTCGACATCTTTGGTTTTAATGAGATATATAGGTAATTATATTCTTTCCATGCACTGGATGAGATTAAAAGATTTACTAGAGAGTGGGAAAGAGGTATACTTTGGAGATATTTGCAGCATTAGCAAAAAACATATCAGAATAAATGATAATTTAGTCAAAATCGAGATGATTAAAGAGATAAAGTTGTATCTTAGCGGTGAAGATGATGTATTTCAAATAGAATTCATCTCAGGGTTTAGATCGATATGGAAAGGCGGAATTTTTATTCGTTGCGAAGACATAGATAATCCCCATTTATTTTACAAAGCGACCCAGTTTGTAGGTATTCCTCTAAACCTTGCTTGTCTACCCGAACTAGAAAGTCATCTTAAAATCTTTGAGGACAAAGCCTAA
- a CDS encoding GNAT family N-acetyltransferase, translating into MTTKEVASEIELWKQKNLSDQSCGLIKPVRRRIVQTIVPRKHLKEVRFADDETTLLLPRSACIGKGDQVELSENAAWVICKNGKAQIFPVYESLELLQVGSLELQFVIKEITEPEELSAYQALTEFHYRSGTLFGRTATLVVRNFHPIYPKIIGYIEIATSFYMNTARKAILDAPFQAENISWEMWDKETSRQYIHVIARIARCVVYPEFRGLGLGQLLIKHAVEFARNRWQIADIKPYFLEISADMLKFVPFAQKAGMVFIGETEGNLNRVAKDMAYLLKNLQRVENGEIVKEESCGIIDQQVSRMRRAAILMEQEGWTIKELVERLEKLSHESVLKDFNLFHDIVSLPKPTYLKGLVPDAEDFLRQRINEVSPKNGHIKPTIELEPLKGPVCLKNVSLTYQSNVRRTRQTHAIHQAFGISPDDISHKVINHLDLTLNPGEVILITGSSGSGKTTLLNLLTEGRYTGLTGDIQMPSNYRVGNFAAIRSQKALIEVLGNRDIRSALHLMGLVGLSDAFVYLKRFEELSNGQQYRAKLAQLIAGGYNVWVADEFCAALDLVTANVVADRLQKTARQLKALLIVASSQPEVFVRALRPDQVVQLTTAWEHRVMSGSEFLQSLSVQRSSSSAQTLSIAIKYLSAVRSGQKRSTIRKGRLKFSKGLLLLTAKTGDFVSVNVTDVRHTRFKCLTEADAVKDGFTNLADLQRALLEHYPDISMDGWVTIVSFDTSCAIRYP; encoded by the coding sequence ATGACCACCAAAGAGGTCGCTTCAGAGATTGAACTCTGGAAACAGAAAAACTTAAGTGACCAAAGTTGCGGATTAATAAAGCCTGTCCGACGGCGAATAGTTCAGACGATCGTTCCCCGTAAACATCTCAAAGAAGTCCGTTTTGCTGACGATGAAACAACTCTTTTACTTCCACGCTCTGCATGCATTGGAAAGGGCGATCAAGTCGAACTCAGCGAAAATGCTGCCTGGGTTATTTGCAAAAATGGAAAAGCTCAGATTTTCCCTGTCTATGAATCTCTTGAGTTATTGCAGGTAGGAAGCTTAGAGTTACAGTTTGTTATCAAAGAAATTACAGAGCCAGAAGAATTATCAGCCTATCAAGCTTTGACTGAGTTCCACTATCGCAGCGGCACACTTTTTGGGCGGACAGCTACTTTAGTTGTCAGAAATTTTCACCCCATTTATCCCAAAATAATCGGATATATAGAAATAGCGACTTCATTCTATATGAACACCGCTCGTAAAGCTATTTTAGATGCCCCATTTCAAGCTGAGAATATTTCGTGGGAGATGTGGGATAAAGAAACAAGTCGGCAGTATATCCACGTCATTGCTCGTATTGCTCGCTGTGTCGTTTATCCTGAATTTCGTGGCTTAGGATTAGGACAACTGCTCATCAAACACGCTGTTGAATTTGCCCGAAACCGCTGGCAAATTGCTGATATTAAACCTTACTTTTTAGAAATTTCTGCGGACATGCTGAAGTTTGTCCCTTTTGCTCAAAAAGCTGGGATGGTCTTTATCGGCGAGACTGAAGGTAATCTAAATCGGGTCGCAAAAGATATGGCTTATCTACTCAAGAATTTGCAACGAGTAGAAAATGGTGAAATTGTCAAGGAAGAGTCCTGTGGCATCATTGATCAGCAGGTTTCTCGGATGAGACGAGCAGCCATTTTAATGGAGCAAGAAGGTTGGACAATAAAGGAACTAGTTGAACGATTAGAGAAGTTATCCCATGAATCAGTCTTGAAAGATTTTAATCTATTTCATGATATTGTTAGTCTTCCTAAACCAACCTATTTAAAGGGTCTTGTCCCTGATGCGGAAGATTTCTTAAGGCAAAGAATTAATGAAGTTTCTCCTAAAAATGGTCACATCAAACCAACGATTGAGTTAGAACCTCTCAAAGGACCTGTCTGTCTTAAAAATGTATCTTTAACTTATCAGTCAAATGTTCGACGTACACGACAAACCCATGCGATTCATCAGGCATTTGGCATCTCTCCTGATGATATTAGCCACAAGGTTATAAATCATCTAGACCTAACGTTGAATCCTGGTGAAGTTATCCTAATTACTGGCTCATCTGGATCGGGTAAAACAACATTACTAAACCTACTTACAGAAGGGAGGTATACCGGACTGACAGGGGATATTCAAATGCCGAGCAACTATCGCGTGGGAAATTTTGCAGCAATTCGTTCCCAAAAGGCATTGATTGAAGTACTCGGTAATCGGGATATTCGATCAGCACTCCATTTGATGGGGCTTGTAGGCTTATCAGACGCATTTGTTTACTTGAAGCGGTTTGAGGAATTGAGCAATGGTCAGCAGTATCGTGCTAAATTGGCTCAATTAATTGCCGGAGGCTACAATGTTTGGGTTGCTGATGAATTTTGTGCGGCCCTTGACCTGGTCACAGCAAATGTTGTAGCTGATCGGTTACAGAAAACTGCGAGACAACTGAAAGCCTTATTAATTGTAGCATCGTCACAACCAGAGGTTTTTGTACGAGCGCTTCGCCCAGATCAAGTTGTTCAACTTACCACTGCTTGGGAGCATCGAGTAATGAGTGGTTCGGAATTCCTTCAATCTCTTTCGGTACAACGTTCAAGTTCCTCAGCGCAAACCTTGAGTATTGCCATTAAGTATTTATCCGCAGTTCGTTCAGGACAGAAACGTAGCACTATTCGTAAAGGTCGCTTAAAGTTCAGCAAAGGATTGCTTCTTTTAACTGCTAAGACAGGGGACTTTGTATCTGTTAACGTCACTGATGTTAGACATACTCGCTTCAAGTGTCTCACAGAAGCCGATGCTGTGAAGGATGGTTTTACAAACTTGGCTGATTTGCAAAGGGCATTACTAGAGCATTATCCTGACATCAGTATGGATGGCTGGGTGACCATTGTGTCTTTTGATACGTCTTGTGCAATCAGATATCCGTAA